In the Candidatus Methylomirabilota bacterium genome, one interval contains:
- a CDS encoding kelch repeat-containing protein encodes MKRLAMGIVLVMGLAAAEAQAPGKWVKLAAFPEPAEELYGAAAGGKLYVFGGLAPGWKPRALAFEYDPATDRWTKKKPMALASHHVAFTELNGKIYAFGGFVLPASGPPAWVPIDNAWEYDPAADSWKGLAPMPTKRGSPVAATVNNKIYVIGGASTHPGSSEPAVHPARPHRALSTVEEYDPATNTWRGRSPMPTARNHAAVGVVSGKIYVIGGRLSAAFVSVSSPTDVVEEYDPATDQWGAVKARMPTPRSAVAWGVQGGRIYVAGGEYQDDRLMAAFRALEAYDPAGNRWAVLPRMPVPRHGLAGAVVGNRLHLVSGDVQSAGIAGMHLHSESHDAFEIADR; translated from the coding sequence ATGAAGCGACTGGCGATGGGCATCGTGCTGGTGATGGGCCTGGCGGCGGCGGAGGCGCAGGCGCCCGGCAAGTGGGTCAAGCTGGCGGCCTTCCCCGAGCCAGCCGAGGAGCTGTACGGCGCGGCGGCCGGCGGCAAGCTCTACGTGTTCGGCGGCCTGGCGCCGGGCTGGAAGCCGCGGGCGCTGGCCTTCGAGTACGACCCCGCCACCGACCGCTGGACCAAGAAGAAGCCGATGGCGCTGGCCTCGCACCACGTCGCCTTCACCGAGCTCAACGGGAAGATCTACGCCTTCGGCGGCTTCGTCCTGCCCGCGTCCGGGCCCCCGGCGTGGGTCCCCATCGACAATGCCTGGGAGTACGACCCCGCCGCCGACAGTTGGAAAGGGCTGGCGCCGATGCCCACCAAGCGCGGCTCGCCGGTGGCGGCGACGGTCAACAACAAGATCTACGTGATCGGCGGGGCGAGCACCCATCCCGGCTCCTCGGAGCCCGCCGTTCATCCCGCCCGTCCCCACCGAGCGCTCTCCACCGTGGAAGAGTACGACCCCGCCACGAACACCTGGCGCGGGCGCTCGCCGATGCCGACGGCGCGGAACCACGCGGCGGTGGGGGTCGTGAGCGGCAAGATCTACGTCATCGGCGGCCGGCTCAGCGCCGCGTTCGTCAGCGTGTCCAGCCCGACCGACGTCGTGGAGGAGTACGACCCCGCGACCGACCAGTGGGGCGCCGTCAAGGCGCGCATGCCGACGCCGCGCAGCGCGGTGGCGTGGGGGGTCCAGGGGGGGCGCATCTACGTGGCGGGGGGTGAGTATCAGGACGATCGACTGATGGCCGCGTTCCGCGCGCTCGAGGCGTACGACCCTGCCGGCAACCGGTGGGCGGTGCTGCCGCGCATGCCGGTCCCGCGGCACGGCCTGGCCGGGGCCGTCGTCGGCAACCGATTGCACCTGGTCAGCGGCGACGTCCAGTCGGCGGGGATCGCGGGAATGCACCTCCACTCGGAGTCCCACGACGCGTTCGAGATCGCGGACAGGTAG